In Cydia strobilella chromosome 8, ilCydStro3.1, whole genome shotgun sequence, one DNA window encodes the following:
- the LOC134743687 gene encoding DNA translocase FtsK isoform X4, with protein sequence MATIIETNGIDFSNPSTEKPGNLAHSAVLRMLEEEERGRRNPEIFATREQAIKIVKVRATRRFESCWPPERMVSAHCWDGLLNANGHIHTHFMKPEEGKGQKKVVWPPVPETNGYHQPQHQQQQSPAYHAQHSPSAPQSHPQQYQTPPKPQYHNSPQYNEHQQQHPQYQQQPQYQQQQNQPAYCDGRRQEPTGLSKLIPFGPGVTASPAPAYRQGPPSPAAAPYKQPNSRWAPVPAPLSPQAYPQQQPQYSPQQQYSQPQQQYQQQQYSQPEYAPPQYSPPEYPPQYEYQSPQRQFEPPPTTITLRQQPPVHQKPPPVFASQPATASFQGGVNMRGDQKWPPQSVREAVAAENDARLQLAKGPACRPRKVKKDYTGFFAQHALNQSYPGYRAPPGTQHYEDHSGRSSY encoded by the exons CGTGCTGCGGATGCTGGAGGAGGAGGAGCGTGGCCGCAGGAACCCCG AGATATTTGCAACCCGTGAACAAGCTATAAAGATAGTAAAAGTACGCGCAACACGCCGCTTCGAATCCTGCTGGCCGCCAGAACGCATGGTATCTGCCCACTGTTGGGATGGACTGCTTAACGCAAATGGGCATATACACACACACTTTATGAAGCCAGAGGAAGGCAAAG GTCAGAAGAAAGTAGTGTGGCCACCAGTGCCTGAAACCAACGGCTACCACCAGCCACAACACCAGCAACAG CAGAGTCCCGCGTACCACGCACAGCACTCCCCCTCCGCGCCGCAATCGCACCCGCAGCAATACCAAACCCCACCCAAGCCCCAATACCATAATAGCCCTCAATACAACGAGCACCAACAACAGCATCCCCAGTACCAGCAGCAGCCCCAATACCAGCAGCAGCAGAATCAGCCGGCGTACTGCGACGGCAGACGCCAAGAGCCGACAGGGTTGAGTAAGCTGATCCCCTTCGGACCTGGTGTGACCGCGTCTCCGGCCCCGGCGTACCGACAAGGCCCACCGTCCCCTGCCGCGGCCCCTTACAAACAGCCTAACTCCCGTTGGGCCCCTGTACCAGCTCCCCTCTCTCCTCAG GCGTACCCACAACAGCAGCCGCAGTACTCGCCTCAGCAGCAGTACTCTCAGCCACAGCAGCAATACCAGCAACAACAGTACTCGCAGCCCGAGTACGCGCCGCCGCAGTACTCCCCGCCTGAGTACCCCCCGCAGTACGAGTACCAGTCCCCGCAGAGGCAGTTCGAACCCCCACCGACGACCATCACGCTTCGTCAGCAGCCCCCTGTGCATCAGAAGCCTCCACCAGTGTTTGCTAGCCAACCCGCCACAGCGTCTTTTCAAG GAGGTGTCAACATGCGAGGCGATCAGAAGTGGCCGCCCCAGTCGGTGCGCGAGGCAGTCGCCGCCGAGAATGATGCGCGGCTCCAACTCGCCAAGGGTCCTGCCTGCAGACCTCGCAAG GTCAAAAAGGACTACACTGGCTTCTTTGCGCAACACGCCCTAAACCAGAGCTACCCCGGTTACCGCGCGCCCCCGGGCACGCAACACTACGAGGACCATTCGGGCCGATCTTCTTATTAG